In one Salvelinus fontinalis isolate EN_2023a chromosome 16, ASM2944872v1, whole genome shotgun sequence genomic region, the following are encoded:
- the LOC129812731 gene encoding serine/threonine-protein kinase PAK 6-like isoform X1, whose protein sequence is MFRKKKKKRPEISAPKNFEHRVHTSFDAKRGCFVGLPTQWHSLIENLRRPKPMVDPSRITPVELNPKKTIVRGSMIGHGDYISAMISDMSRLSVTSSNSLRKSSPSGRKRAQSLGRLGEVKEGDTYQYEDLGEDDIEQQQWRDRAHNIHSESGMPQMGMKKSITLQPNGDLPRAKSTYEVSVSSLEGPPVPSQPIQVPIKGAYISCEVGSPTERLMVRRDFQVPRVMPHNQRPFSCFYNPAMAVQQPHPDHGRHPPPEYRTNLYIHSHNSPSRPYSSYDLKAESALRHHQSGFLHSTPSSPFMSGIRPHRTVRSSASYTLGLSPNMGLRLNGPDPFLRHSGCPNAPFPRQDSPSQPRPSPTGSLATSPPGTCSPAFRPPQHPQRPPPDPPKVTHEQFKAALQMVVDKGDPRSYLENFVKIGEGSTGVVCIAWEKHSGRQVAVKMMDLRRQQRRELLFNEVVIMRDYQHRNVVEMFKSALVEEELWVIMEYIEGGALTNIVSETRLSEEQIATVCEAVLQALAYLHSQGVIHRDIKSDSILLTLDGRIKLSDFGFCAQISKDIPKRKSLVGTPYWMAPEVISKSPYSTEVDVWSLGIMVVEMVDGEPPYFSETPIAAMRRLRDEPAPTVRNTTQVSPVLKDFLNRMLTRDPVERASATDLLEHPFLLQSGSPQCLVPLVEQYRKRMSHC, encoded by the exons ATGTTTCgtaagaagaaaaagaagaggcCAGAGATCTCAGCACCAAAGAACTTTGAGCACCGGGTGCACACCTCTTTTGACGCTAAACGAGGCTGCTTCGTGGGCCTGCCAACCCAATGGCACAGTTTGATAGAGAACCTCCGCAGGCCCAAGCCTATGGTGGACCCCTCCCGGATCACCCCAGTTGAGCTCAATCCAAAGAAG ACCATTGTGCGTGGGAGTATGATTGGCCATGGAGACTACATCTCAGCCATGATCTCCGACATGAGCAGGCTGTCCGTGACCAGCTCCAACTCCCTGAGGAAGAGCAGCCCTTCAGGCAGGAAGAGGGCCCAGTCCCTTGGCAGGCTGGgggaggtgaaggagggggaCACCTACCAGTATGAAGACCTGGGAGAGGATGACATAGAGCAGCAGCAGTGGAGGGACAGGGCTCATAACATCCACAGTGAGAGTGGGATGCCCCAAATGGGCATGAAGAAGAGCATCACCCTGCAGCCCAACGGGGATCTTCCCAGGGCTAAGTCCACCTACGAGGTGAGTGTCAGCTCTCTGGAGGGACCCCCGGTTCCATCCCAGCCCATACAGGTGCCTATTAAGGGGGCTTATATTAGCTGTGAGGTGGGCAGTCCCACAGAGAGACTGATGGTGAGGAGAGACTTCCAGGTGCCAAGGGTTATGCCACACAACCAGAGGCCCTTCTCATGCTTCTACAACCCAGCCATGGCTGTCCAGCAGCCCCATCCTGACCATGGGCGTCACCCCCCTCCGGAGTACCGCACCAACCTCTACATCCACTCCCACAACAGCCCTAGCAGACCATACTCCTCCTACGACCTGAAG GCAGAGTCAGCTCTGAGGCACCACCAGTCAGGCTTCCTACACAGCACCCCCAGCAGTCCCTTCATGAGTGGCATCAGACCCCACAGGACGGTGCGCTCCTCAGCCAGCTACACCCTGGGACTGTCTCCCAACATGGGCCTGAGACTCAATGGCCCTGACCCCTTTTTGAGACACTCAGGCTGCCCTAATGCTCCCTTCCCCAGGCAGGACAGCCCCTCCCAGCCTCGGCCCTCCCCCACCGGCTCCCTGGCCACCAGCCCCCCAGGCACATGCTCCCCTGCTTTCAGACCCCCTCAGCACCCCCAGAGGCCGCCACCAGACCCACCCAAGGTGACCCATGAACAGTTTAAGGCTGCCCTGCAGATGGTGGTAGACAAGGGGGACCCTCGGTCGTACCTGGAGAACTTTGTGAAGATTGGCGAAGGTTCGACGGGGGTGGTGTGTATTGCTTGGGAGAAACACAGCGGCAGGCAGGTGGCCGTGAAGATGATGGACCTGCGGAGACAACAGCGAAGAGAGCTGCTTTTCAATGAG GTGGTGATCATGAGGGACTACCAGCACAGGAACGTGGTGGAGATGTTTAAGAGTGCCCTGGTGGAGGAGGAGCTCTGGGTCATCATGGAGTACATAGAGGGTGGAGCACTAACCAACATCGTGTCTGAGACCAG GCTGAGTGAGGAGCAGATAGCCACAGTGTGTGAGGCTGTGCTGCAAGCCCTGGCCTACCTTCACTCCCAGGGAGTCATCCACAGGGACATCAAGAGTGACTCCATACTGCTAACACTGGATGGGAGG ATCAAGCTGTCAGACTTTGGGTTCTGTGCACAGATCAGTAAGGACATTCCCAAGAGGAAGTCTTTAGTAGGAACACCATACTGGATGGCTCCAGAGGTCATTTCTAAATCTCCATACAGCACTGAG gtgGATGTGTGGTCTCTGGGCATCATGGTAGTTGAGATGGTGGATGGAGAGCCCCCCTACTTCAGTGAGACCCCCATTGCAGCCATGAGAAGACTGAGGGATGAGCCAGCTCCCACCGTACGGAACACAACCCAG GTATCCCCGGTGTTGAAAGACTTCCTGAACCGTATGTTGACCCGGGACCCAGTGGAGAGGGCCAGCGCCACAGACCTGCTAGAACACCCCTTCCTCCTGCAGAGCGGCTCCCCGCAGTGCTTGGTGCCCCTGGTGGAGCAGTACCGCAAGCGCATGTCTCACTGCTGA
- the LOC129812731 gene encoding serine/threonine-protein kinase PAK 6-like isoform X2 codes for MIGHGDYISAMISDMSRLSVTSSNSLRKSSPSGRKRAQSLGRLGEVKEGDTYQYEDLGEDDIEQQQWRDRAHNIHSESGMPQMGMKKSITLQPNGDLPRAKSTYEVSVSSLEGPPVPSQPIQVPIKGAYISCEVGSPTERLMVRRDFQVPRVMPHNQRPFSCFYNPAMAVQQPHPDHGRHPPPEYRTNLYIHSHNSPSRPYSSYDLKAESALRHHQSGFLHSTPSSPFMSGIRPHRTVRSSASYTLGLSPNMGLRLNGPDPFLRHSGCPNAPFPRQDSPSQPRPSPTGSLATSPPGTCSPAFRPPQHPQRPPPDPPKVTHEQFKAALQMVVDKGDPRSYLENFVKIGEGSTGVVCIAWEKHSGRQVAVKMMDLRRQQRRELLFNEVVIMRDYQHRNVVEMFKSALVEEELWVIMEYIEGGALTNIVSETRLSEEQIATVCEAVLQALAYLHSQGVIHRDIKSDSILLTLDGRIKLSDFGFCAQISKDIPKRKSLVGTPYWMAPEVISKSPYSTEVDVWSLGIMVVEMVDGEPPYFSETPIAAMRRLRDEPAPTVRNTTQVSPVLKDFLNRMLTRDPVERASATDLLEHPFLLQSGSPQCLVPLVEQYRKRMSHC; via the exons ATGATTGGCCATGGAGACTACATCTCAGCCATGATCTCCGACATGAGCAGGCTGTCCGTGACCAGCTCCAACTCCCTGAGGAAGAGCAGCCCTTCAGGCAGGAAGAGGGCCCAGTCCCTTGGCAGGCTGGgggaggtgaaggagggggaCACCTACCAGTATGAAGACCTGGGAGAGGATGACATAGAGCAGCAGCAGTGGAGGGACAGGGCTCATAACATCCACAGTGAGAGTGGGATGCCCCAAATGGGCATGAAGAAGAGCATCACCCTGCAGCCCAACGGGGATCTTCCCAGGGCTAAGTCCACCTACGAGGTGAGTGTCAGCTCTCTGGAGGGACCCCCGGTTCCATCCCAGCCCATACAGGTGCCTATTAAGGGGGCTTATATTAGCTGTGAGGTGGGCAGTCCCACAGAGAGACTGATGGTGAGGAGAGACTTCCAGGTGCCAAGGGTTATGCCACACAACCAGAGGCCCTTCTCATGCTTCTACAACCCAGCCATGGCTGTCCAGCAGCCCCATCCTGACCATGGGCGTCACCCCCCTCCGGAGTACCGCACCAACCTCTACATCCACTCCCACAACAGCCCTAGCAGACCATACTCCTCCTACGACCTGAAG GCAGAGTCAGCTCTGAGGCACCACCAGTCAGGCTTCCTACACAGCACCCCCAGCAGTCCCTTCATGAGTGGCATCAGACCCCACAGGACGGTGCGCTCCTCAGCCAGCTACACCCTGGGACTGTCTCCCAACATGGGCCTGAGACTCAATGGCCCTGACCCCTTTTTGAGACACTCAGGCTGCCCTAATGCTCCCTTCCCCAGGCAGGACAGCCCCTCCCAGCCTCGGCCCTCCCCCACCGGCTCCCTGGCCACCAGCCCCCCAGGCACATGCTCCCCTGCTTTCAGACCCCCTCAGCACCCCCAGAGGCCGCCACCAGACCCACCCAAGGTGACCCATGAACAGTTTAAGGCTGCCCTGCAGATGGTGGTAGACAAGGGGGACCCTCGGTCGTACCTGGAGAACTTTGTGAAGATTGGCGAAGGTTCGACGGGGGTGGTGTGTATTGCTTGGGAGAAACACAGCGGCAGGCAGGTGGCCGTGAAGATGATGGACCTGCGGAGACAACAGCGAAGAGAGCTGCTTTTCAATGAG GTGGTGATCATGAGGGACTACCAGCACAGGAACGTGGTGGAGATGTTTAAGAGTGCCCTGGTGGAGGAGGAGCTCTGGGTCATCATGGAGTACATAGAGGGTGGAGCACTAACCAACATCGTGTCTGAGACCAG GCTGAGTGAGGAGCAGATAGCCACAGTGTGTGAGGCTGTGCTGCAAGCCCTGGCCTACCTTCACTCCCAGGGAGTCATCCACAGGGACATCAAGAGTGACTCCATACTGCTAACACTGGATGGGAGG ATCAAGCTGTCAGACTTTGGGTTCTGTGCACAGATCAGTAAGGACATTCCCAAGAGGAAGTCTTTAGTAGGAACACCATACTGGATGGCTCCAGAGGTCATTTCTAAATCTCCATACAGCACTGAG gtgGATGTGTGGTCTCTGGGCATCATGGTAGTTGAGATGGTGGATGGAGAGCCCCCCTACTTCAGTGAGACCCCCATTGCAGCCATGAGAAGACTGAGGGATGAGCCAGCTCCCACCGTACGGAACACAACCCAG GTATCCCCGGTGTTGAAAGACTTCCTGAACCGTATGTTGACCCGGGACCCAGTGGAGAGGGCCAGCGCCACAGACCTGCTAGAACACCCCTTCCTCCTGCAGAGCGGCTCCCCGCAGTGCTTGGTGCCCCTGGTGGAGCAGTACCGCAAGCGCATGTCTCACTGCTGA